The Mesoterricola silvestris sequence CTGCTCCAGGCGGGCCCTGGCCGTCTCGAAGTCGTGGGCCATGGCCAGGGAGGCCGAGCGCAGGCTCTCCACCGCCGCCTTGGAGCGGACGTTGTCGATTTCCAGGAGCAGGTCCCCCTTCTTCACCAGGTCACCTTCCTTGACCTTGAGGGCCGTGACCTGGCCCATGACGTTGGCCGTGATATCGACCTTCACCACCGCCTGGATCTTCCCGTTGGCGCTGACCTTGGCTTGGATGTTCTCCCGGGCCACGGTGGCCACCTGCACCGGGACGCCCTTGTCGCCTCGACTGGCGGCGATGCCGATGGCCACGACGGCGACCAAACCCCCGCCCAGGATCCACATCTGTTTCGGCTTCATGTATACGTCCTCCTGGACCTGGGCCCATCCCTAGGAAACGCCCGGACCTCGACTTCCGTTTAGTTAAGCATGCTACCGGCCATGCCCCGGAGGGAGCCCCTCATTTCACGTCGTTTGGAACATTCATCACTCTATAATTTAGAAGTAACAGCCCTGGAGCGCCATGTCCCGCCTTTCAGAGTCGCTCCGCTCCCTGGAGTTCAGGAATTTCCGGCTCTTCTTCACGGGCCAGCTGGTCTCCCTGGTGGGCACCTGGATGCAGAGCGTGGCCCTGTCGTGGCTGGTGTACCGGCTCACCGGGCAGGCCACCCTTCTGGGGGTGGTGGCCTTCGCCAGCCAGGCCCCCATCTTCCTCCTGGGCAGCTTCGGAGGGGTGCTGGCGGACCGGGTGGACCCCCGCCGGCTGCTGGTCTTCACCCAGGCCCTCCAGATGGTCCAGGCCTTCCTCCTGGGCTGGCTGACCCTGACGGGCTGGGTGCGCCCCTGGGAGATCATCCTCCTGGCCGTCCTCCTGGGCATCGTCAACGCCTTCGACCTCCCCGCGCGCCAGGTGCTGGTGGCCAGCACCGTCTCCCGGGACCACCTGCCCAACGCCATCGCCCTCAATTCCTCCATCTTCCACGGCTCCCGGGTGGTGGGGCCCGCCGTGGCGGGCCTCATGGTGGCCGCCATCGGCGAGGGCTGGTGCTTCCTGGTGAACGGCGTGAGCTTCCTGGCCGCCATCGCGGGCCTGCTGATGATGGACCTTCCCCCCTGGGTCTCCCGGGACGACCACCCGCCCGTGCTGGAGCACATCCTGGAGGGCATCCGCTACGTGCACGGGAACCGGGAACTGAGGCTCCTCTTCTTCCTCCTGGGCGTGGTGTGCCTCCTGGGCCT is a genomic window containing:
- a CDS encoding MFS transporter; the protein is MSRLSESLRSLEFRNFRLFFTGQLVSLVGTWMQSVALSWLVYRLTGQATLLGVVAFASQAPIFLLGSFGGVLADRVDPRRLLVFTQALQMVQAFLLGWLTLTGWVRPWEIILLAVLLGIVNAFDLPARQVLVASTVSRDHLPNAIALNSSIFHGSRVVGPAVAGLMVAAIGEGWCFLVNGVSFLAAIAGLLMMDLPPWVSRDDHPPVLEHILEGIRYVHGNRELRLLFFLLGVVCLLGLPYSVLMPVFADGILHGGPRALGLLMGGSGVGAVLGAAVLAGRRGIHGLERIAYLGATGTGIALAAFAYSRVLWLSLVLIVPVGATMVAHMTSNNTLVQVLIPDEMRGRVMAFHAMVFTAAMPLGALAEGVLANHFGAPATVAAGGLGCVIGAWFFAVRFPAGKS